From a single Paraburkholderia sp. D15 genomic region:
- a CDS encoding copper homeostasis protein CutC, whose product MTVLLEVIATTVADARVAAQAGADRLELVTAMGEGGLTPSIGLIEAMVAAVPIPVNVIVRPHSRSFVYDADDYATMWRDVRAVKAAGANGIVIGMLNEAGEIDREALARAIDAADGLAITFHRAFDETRDLRRALDVLLGFDAVTNVLTSGGKASVLDAEPTIGELIRQASGSHCTILAGAGLTLEAIAGFVSRTQVEAVHFGSGVRERGHGLAPVEAFRVAQVRAALDATRT is encoded by the coding sequence GCGGGCGCCGACCGCCTCGAACTCGTCACCGCGATGGGCGAGGGCGGTCTGACGCCGAGCATCGGCTTGATCGAAGCGATGGTGGCCGCCGTACCGATTCCCGTCAACGTGATCGTGCGGCCGCATAGCCGTTCGTTCGTCTACGACGCCGACGATTACGCGACGATGTGGCGCGACGTGCGCGCGGTGAAGGCGGCGGGCGCGAACGGCATCGTGATCGGCATGCTGAACGAAGCGGGCGAGATCGACCGCGAAGCGCTCGCGCGTGCGATCGACGCCGCCGATGGGCTCGCCATCACCTTCCACCGCGCGTTCGACGAGACGCGCGATCTGCGTCGAGCGCTGGACGTACTGCTCGGTTTCGATGCGGTGACGAACGTGCTGACGTCGGGCGGCAAGGCGTCGGTGCTGGATGCGGAGCCGACGATCGGCGAGTTGATCCGGCAGGCGTCAGGTTCGCATTGCACGATCCTGGCGGGAGCCGGTTTGACGCTGGAGGCGATTGCCGGCTTCGTGAGCCGGACCCAGGTCGAAGCGGTGCACTTCGGTTCCGGCGTCCGCGAGCGTGGCCACGGTCTGGCGCCCGTCGAGGCCTTCAGAGTCGCACAGGTCCGGGCCGCGCTGGACGCGACCCGGACCTGA